One window of Calonectris borealis chromosome 28, bCalBor7.hap1.2, whole genome shotgun sequence genomic DNA carries:
- the TLE2 gene encoding transducin-like enhancer protein 2 isoform X10, producing the protein MGELNSIVGQQQLQHLSHHASPIPLTPHPSSMQPSSLSGVSGTSGLLALSGALMAQSQLAAKEDRVAQDGENRERTPSRSVSASPPESLQDEEQTGGTGLKRKREEKDLPGHYDSDGDKSDYNLVVDEDPPSEPGSPSRTPSSRLPPARQEMPESPASIASSRSTPPLKPKDQSLTDPAASAPTSKPSSSSPPRDSLTPGPGPSSAALLRQPPTKAPATDTITLRSPLSMSSPYTSSFGMVPHATLNGELPAPSMYMGIHLSPQVSSAVMYGRSPMVAFESHPHLRASTISSSLSTISGGKPAYSFHVSADGQMQPVPFPPDALIGSGIPRHARQLHTLTHGEVVCAVTISSSTQHVYTGGKGCVKVWDVGQPGTKTAVAQLDCLNRDNYIRSCKLLPDGRSLIVGGEASTLSIWDLAAPTPRIKAELTSSAPACYALAISPDAKVCFSCCSDGNIVVWDLQNQTMVRQFQGHTDGASCIDISNYGTKLWTGGLDNTVRCWDLREGRQLQQHDFSSQIFSLGYCPTGEWLAVGMESSNVEILHVTKPEKYQLHLHESCVLSLKFASCGKWFVSTGKDNLLNAWRTPYGASIFQSKESSSVLSCDISVNDKFIVTGSGDKKATVYEVVY; encoded by the exons ATGGGGGAGCTGAACAGCATCGTCGGG cagcagcagcttcagcaccTCTCCCACCACGCATCCCCCATCCCGCTGACACCCCACCCCTCCAGCATGCAGCCTTCTAGCCTGAGCGGGGTCAGCGGCACCTCGGGGCTCCTGGCCCTCTCGGGGGCATTGATGGCACAGTCTCAGCTGGCTGCCAAGGAGGACAGAGTGGCCCAGGATGGGGAGAACAGAG AGCGCACCCCGAGCCGG AGCGTTTCTGCTTCCCCTCCCGAAAGCCTGCAGGACGAGGAGCAGACAGGAGGCACGGGGCTGAAGCGGAAGCGGGAGGAGAAGGACCTGCCTGGGCATTAT GATAGCGATGGGGACAAGAGCGACTATAACCTTGTGGTGGATGAG gaccccccgtcggagcccggcagccccagccgcaCACCCAGCAGCCGGCTCCCACCAGCCCGGCAGGAGATGCCCGAGAGCCCTGCCTCCATCGCCTCCAGCCGGAGCACGCCGCCTCTCAAGCCGAAGGACCAGAGTCTG ACTGACCCTGCAGCCAGCGCTCCCACCTCCAAACCCTCCTCATCTTCGCCGCCTCGCGATTCCCTCACGCCCGGCCCCGGACCCAGCTCGGCCGCCCTGCTCCGGCAGCCCCCCACCAAGGCACCTGCCACCGACACCATCA CTCTCCGCAGCCCACTGAGCATGTCCAGCCCCTACACATCCTCCTTTGGAATGGTGCCTCATGCCACCCTCAACGGggagctcccagctcccagcatgTACATGGGCATCCACCTTTCGCCGCAGGTCAGCAGTGCCGTGATGTACGGCCGGTCCCCGATG GTGGCTTTTGAGTCGCACCCTCACCTGAGGGCTTCCACCATCTCATCTTCACTCTCCACCATCTCTGGAGGGAAACC CGCCTACTCCTTCCACGTCAGCGCCGACGGGCAAATGCAACCGGTGCCATTCCCACCCGACGCCCTCATCGGTTCCGGCATCCCCCGCCACGCGCGGCAGCTCCACACCCTGACCCACGGCGAGGTGGTCTGCGCCGTCACCATCAGCAGCTCCACCCAGCACGTCTACACCGGGGGCAAGGGCTGCGTGAAGGTGTGGGACGTGGGGCAGCCGGGCACCAAGACGGCTGTGGCTCAGCTGGACTGCTTG AACCGTGACAACTACATCCGTTCCTGCAAGCTGCTCCCCGACGGCCGCAGCCTGATCGTGGGGGGGGAGGCCAGCACCCTCTCCATCTGGGACCTGGCAGCCCCCACGCCCCGCATCAAGGCCGAACTCACCTCCTCTGCCCCCGCCTGCTACGCCCTGGCCATCAGCCCCGACGCCAAAGtctgcttctcctgctgcagcGACGGCAACATCGTGGTATGGGACCTGCAGAACCAGACCATGGTGAG GCAGTTTCAAGGTCACACGGATGGTGCCAGCTGCATTGACATCTCTAACTACGGCACCAAGCTGTGGACAGGGGGACTGGACAACACGGTGCGGTGCTGGGACCTGCGGGAGGGGCGTCAGCTGCAGCAGCACGACTTCAGCTCTCAG aTCTTCTCCCTGGGGTACTGCCCGACGGGAGAGTGGCTGGCGGTGGGCATGGAGAGCAGCAACGTGGAGATCCTGCACGTGACCAAACCCGAAAAGTACCAGCTGCACCTCCATGAAAGCTGCGTCCTCTCCCTCAAATTCGCCTCCTGCG GGAAATGGTTCGTGAGCACGGGGAAGGACAACCTGCTGAACGCCTGGCGGACGCCCTACGGAGCCAGCATCTTCCAG TCTAAAGAGTCCTCGTCGGTGCTGAGCTGCGACATCTCCGTCAACGACAAATTCATCGTGACGGGCTCCGGCGACAAGAAGGCCACAGTGTACGAGGTGGTGTACTGA